In Edaphobacter paludis, a single window of DNA contains:
- a CDS encoding response regulator, producing the protein MTSEQNVPEVQSPQGSPMSAAQQDGDDQFSGANVPHGMGQSKSSRRRRRKRKGKGPEAPQAAQPGAEQIPGQPVGFIQAASAQPSQPQSSPSFQANTGQQNATGGSATGKRWKKKFRDRDRQRSPESPGNIASGSNGGGFRDSNSHQPGNNGFKRKSGGGGGRQQQQRGPRSFVGPMDHSYRAVNGNFADTPPSTIESHGNFQGRGGGGRGYQSDSQPIDYSQGRTIPIPEDAPTKIFFFIEDLFFIAKIQETARKLGVKIAFIKNDKESIAKLTGLEEEDRPGLIVFDLNNANAKPLTLIPKLKTKLKRSTSIVGFLSHLQGDLKAKAVEAGCDTVMPRAAFSQNLPNLLRRYGLVEEDEPNFNQ; encoded by the coding sequence ATGACTTCAGAGCAGAATGTACCCGAGGTGCAGTCGCCCCAGGGTTCGCCAATGTCAGCCGCCCAACAGGACGGCGACGACCAGTTTTCAGGGGCAAATGTCCCCCATGGCATGGGACAGTCCAAAAGCAGTCGCCGTCGCCGGCGCAAGCGCAAGGGCAAAGGGCCCGAAGCTCCGCAGGCCGCGCAGCCGGGCGCTGAACAGATCCCTGGCCAGCCTGTCGGCTTCATCCAGGCCGCAAGTGCGCAGCCGTCACAACCGCAGAGTTCCCCGAGCTTCCAGGCAAATACCGGTCAGCAGAACGCCACCGGCGGGTCAGCCACCGGCAAACGCTGGAAGAAGAAGTTTCGTGACCGCGACCGTCAGCGCTCGCCGGAAAGCCCCGGCAACATCGCCAGTGGCAGCAACGGGGGCGGCTTCCGCGATAGCAATAGCCATCAACCCGGAAACAACGGCTTCAAGCGTAAGAGTGGCGGAGGCGGAGGCAGACAGCAGCAGCAACGCGGGCCACGTAGCTTCGTCGGCCCCATGGATCACAGTTATCGCGCAGTCAACGGCAACTTCGCCGACACGCCGCCCTCAACCATCGAAAGCCACGGTAACTTCCAGGGCCGCGGCGGCGGCGGACGCGGCTATCAGAGCGATTCGCAGCCCATCGACTACTCGCAGGGCCGTACCATCCCCATTCCAGAGGATGCCCCGACCAAGATCTTCTTCTTTATCGAAGACCTCTTTTTCATCGCGAAGATTCAGGAAACCGCGCGCAAGCTCGGTGTAAAGATCGCATTCATTAAAAACGACAAAGAGTCGATTGCGAAGTTGACCGGCCTCGAAGAAGAGGATCGTCCCGGCCTGATCGTCTTCGATCTCAATAACGCCAACGCCAAGCCGCTGACCTTGATCCCGAAGTTGAAGACCAAGCTTAAGCGGAGCACGTCGATTGTCGGCTTCCTCTCTCATTTACAAGGGGACCTGAAGGCAAAGGCCGTCGAGGCAGGCTGCGATACCGTAATGCCACGTGCGGCATTCTCGCAGAATCTGCCCAATCTGCTGCGCCGCTATGGCCTGGTGGAAGAGGATGAACCAAACTTCAACCAATAA
- a CDS encoding OmpH family outer membrane protein: MNRTLTLVSALGAGLMTVAGMAQAPQPTTQTAPAAAVAPQAVPAKIALIEYEQVAAATNEGQHAIQGIQTKFAPKKAQIDSESTEVDSLKKQLQSAPSTLSDEERASRLRTIDTKEKQLQRDAEDAQTAYNADLQEALGKVAQKLGPTVVKYVQENGYTLLLDLSQQQGGVSVMWAQPGTDISQAIITAYNASSGVAAPTPSAPTPSHPRSTTSHSSTTKK; encoded by the coding sequence ATGAATCGTACCCTTACTCTAGTCTCCGCCCTTGGCGCGGGATTGATGACCGTTGCCGGTATGGCCCAGGCACCGCAGCCCACCACCCAAACCGCCCCTGCCGCAGCTGTGGCGCCACAAGCTGTACCTGCGAAGATTGCTCTGATTGAATATGAGCAGGTTGCCGCCGCCACCAATGAAGGTCAGCATGCCATTCAGGGAATCCAGACCAAATTTGCGCCGAAGAAGGCACAGATCGACTCTGAGTCGACTGAAGTGGATTCGCTGAAGAAGCAGCTGCAGAGCGCGCCTTCCACTCTCTCGGATGAAGAGCGTGCCAGTCGTCTCCGGACCATCGACACCAAGGAAAAGCAGCTCCAGCGCGATGCCGAAGATGCGCAGACCGCCTATAACGCTGATCTGCAGGAAGCACTGGGCAAAGTAGCCCAGAAGCTTGGTCCTACCGTGGTCAAGTATGTTCAGGAGAACGGCTACACTCTGCTTTTGGACCTGAGCCAGCAGCAGGGAGGCGTTTCAGTCATGTGGGCTCAGCCGGGAACGGACATCTCCCAGGCCATCATTACCGCCTACAACGCCTCTTCCGGTGTCGCTGCTCCTACGCCTTCTGCCCCGACCCCGTCGCATCCGCGTTCGACCACCTCACACTCTTCAACAACGAAGAAGTAA
- the lepA gene encoding translation elongation factor 4, translating into MDPSHIRNFAIIAHIDHGKSTLSDRLLELTGSLTAREMQMQVLDTMDLERERGITIKAHTVRMMYEAHDGETYQLNLIDTPGHVDFSYEVSRSLASCEGALLVVDASQGVEAQTLANAYLAISNGLEIIPIINKIDLPSADIERTKEMIEKSVGLPADDAIAVSAKTGLNVASILEAVVTLLPPPQGNPEAPLQALIFDSWFDPYRGVIVLARIINGKLRKGMKIKVMSNGKTFDVESMGVMTPKPIEIAELTAGEVGFFVATIKNVADTKVGDTITSVENPCAEALPGFEDIKSMVFAGLYTVDSHEHAMLRDALEKLRLNDASFSFEPESSVALGFGFRCGFLGLLHLEIIQERLEREYNLDLITTAPGVRYKITLTDGSVIEVDNPSRWPDPSNIEQIEEPVIIAKILTNEEYVGGILKLVEDKRGRQQNMEYVSDTRVMITYELPLNEIVLDFYDRLKTVSRGYASLDYVLAGSWVSPMVKMDILIGGDPVDALSIIIHKDFAQQRGRALVSKMRELIPRQMFEVAIQAAIGSKVIARETVTAIRKNVIAKCYGGDISRKRKLLEKQKEGKKRMKRIGKVDIPQEAFLAVLKVGED; encoded by the coding sequence ATGGATCCAAGTCACATCCGCAACTTCGCGATCATCGCGCATATCGACCACGGCAAGTCCACCCTCTCCGACCGGCTGCTCGAGCTGACCGGCTCGCTGACCGCACGCGAGATGCAGATGCAGGTGCTGGACACCATGGACCTCGAGCGCGAGCGCGGCATCACCATCAAAGCCCACACCGTCCGCATGATGTATGAGGCCCATGATGGCGAGACCTATCAGCTCAACCTCATCGACACGCCCGGCCACGTCGACTTCAGCTACGAGGTCTCTCGCTCGCTGGCATCGTGCGAAGGAGCGCTTCTCGTCGTCGACGCCTCACAGGGCGTCGAGGCGCAGACGCTCGCCAATGCATATCTCGCCATCTCGAACGGCCTTGAGATCATTCCCATCATCAACAAGATCGATCTTCCCAGCGCCGATATCGAGCGCACCAAAGAGATGATCGAGAAATCGGTCGGCCTGCCCGCCGACGACGCGATCGCTGTCTCCGCGAAGACCGGCCTCAACGTCGCCAGCATCCTCGAGGCTGTCGTGACGCTTCTGCCCCCGCCGCAGGGCAATCCTGAGGCTCCGCTGCAGGCGCTTATCTTCGACAGCTGGTTCGATCCCTACAGAGGCGTCATCGTCCTTGCCCGCATCATCAACGGCAAGTTGCGCAAAGGCATGAAGATCAAGGTAATGTCCAACGGCAAGACCTTCGATGTCGAAAGCATGGGCGTCATGACCCCGAAGCCCATCGAGATCGCGGAACTTACCGCGGGTGAAGTCGGCTTCTTTGTAGCGACGATCAAGAACGTGGCCGACACGAAGGTTGGTGACACCATCACCTCGGTCGAGAATCCCTGCGCCGAAGCGCTGCCCGGCTTCGAAGACATCAAGAGCATGGTCTTCGCCGGTCTCTACACCGTCGACTCGCACGAGCATGCCATGCTGCGCGATGCTCTCGAAAAGCTTCGCCTCAACGACGCTTCGTTCTCCTTCGAGCCCGAGTCCTCCGTTGCCCTCGGCTTCGGCTTCCGCTGCGGTTTTCTCGGCCTGCTCCATCTCGAAATCATTCAAGAGCGGCTGGAGCGCGAGTACAACCTCGACCTCATCACCACCGCCCCCGGCGTCCGCTACAAGATCACGCTCACCGACGGCAGTGTCATCGAAGTCGACAATCCCTCACGGTGGCCGGATCCCTCCAACATCGAGCAGATCGAAGAGCCAGTCATCATCGCCAAGATCCTGACCAACGAAGAATACGTCGGCGGCATTCTGAAGCTTGTCGAAGATAAGCGTGGCCGTCAGCAGAATATGGAGTACGTCTCCGACACCCGCGTCATGATCACCTACGAGCTACCGCTGAACGAAATTGTTTTGGACTTCTACGACCGCCTCAAGACCGTCTCCCGCGGCTACGCCTCCCTCGACTATGTCCTCGCTGGCTCCTGGGTCTCCCCCATGGTCAAGATGGATATCCTCATCGGCGGGGACCCCGTCGACGCGCTCTCCATCATCATCCACAAGGACTTCGCACAGCAGCGGGGCCGTGCGCTCGTCTCCAAGATGCGCGAACTCATTCCTCGCCAGATGTTTGAGGTCGCCATTCAGGCAGCCATCGGCAGCAAGGTCATCGCCCGTGAGACCGTCACCGCCATTCGCAAAAATGTCATCGCCAAATGCTACGGAGGCGACATCAGCCGGAAACGCAAGCTCCTCGAAAAGCAGAAAGAGGGCAAGAAGAGGATGAAACGGATCGGCAAAGTGGACATTCCCCAGGAGGCTTTCCTCGCCGTGCTGAAGGTCGGAGAAGATTAG